In Afipia sp. P52-10, the sequence TGCAGCAGCAGATACGACAGCAGCCGGTATTCCATCGTCGATAGCGACAGCGCGCGGCCATCTACTGTGGCGGCGCGCGCCCGCGTATCGAGCTCGAGCGGCCCCGACCGGATCACCGATGAGGCCTGCCCGGCCGCGCGGCGGGTGATCGCCCGCAGACGGGCAACCAGCTCCTCCATCTGGAAGGGCTTGGTGAGATAGTCGTCGGCGCCCGCGTCGATCCCCTCGACCTTTTCGCGCCAACCGTCACGCGCCGTCAGGATCAGGATCGGCGTCGCGATCCCTGCGCCGCGCAGCCGCTTGAGAACGGAAAGACCATCCAGGCGCGGCAGACCGAGGTCGAGCACGATCGCATCGTAATCTTCCGTTTCGCCCTTGAACCAGGCATCGTCGCCGTCGCTCGCCGTATCGACGGCATAGTTCGCGGCTTCGAGCCCCGAGCGGACATCGGCAGCGATACGCGGCTCGTCTTCAACGACCAGGACGCGCATGGTCAATCCACCTTGATGACGGCAAGCGTATGCGCATTGATCTCCACTTCGCGGCGGCGTCCGGCCGGCGTCAGAATCTTCACCTCGTAGACCCAGACCCCATCCTCGCGCTCGAGTTCGACTTTGACCACCTCTCCCGGAACCTCCTCGCGTGCGACCGCAAGGACGTCCGATAGCGGACGAATGTCGCCACTCTTGAAGGCATCCAGCGCACAATCCTGGCTGCGCTTGCACTCGCCCTTGCGGTCGTCGCCATGCGCACCATGGGGCGCTGCGACGGCCACACCAAGCAGCAGCAAAAACGAAACCATGACCCGAAGACGCATCATCTCACTCTCTTATCGCCTGGCCGATCACCGGGGAACCGATCTTCACTTATAAGTGAGCCGGTTTGACCGGGAATCGGCGCGGTGCGGCGCCGCGCTGGGCCGCGTCGGTCTGCCGCATCGATTCCCGTCGATCTCCGGCTCCCTGACTAGCTTCCCATTCCGCACCATCATAAAGCGGATGTGCGGTGCTGAGGCCCGCGATTGCGAAGAACAAGATCAGGAACGGAACGAAGGCCTCCGTATCGATCGCGAGCGCAGCGAAGACCGGCACGGCCACGAAAACAAGGAACGGTATGGCTTGCATGGAACCCTCCTATGCGGTGTCGCGAGGAAGCTAGCGCACCGGACCTGACAGCTCCCTGACACCGGCTGTCAGGCTCACATCGCCGCCGACCTGCCATGGTCGGATCGTAGCCGGCACGCTCGGCCGGCACTGACCACACTTTTGGGACCGCTTTGGGAAAGGACTCTCCGATGAAATACGCCCTGCTCGCGCTTGCGACCGCCACGATCGTCTCCACCGCTCAGCCGGCTTCGGCCGATGACATCCGCTGCAACGCGTCGGCCCAGGCGATGCCGATCGAAACGGCAATCGGCAAAGCCGAACAGCTCGGCTACGCAGTGAGCGAAGCCAAGCGCAGCAAAGGGTGCTGGAAGATCGAGGGTTATGACCGCAACGGCGCGGAGATCGAACTCATTCTCGATCCGCAGTCGGGCGACGTCATGAAGCCCAGCCGCTGGCGCCCGCCGGCAGTCAACCCAGGCTAAGCGCTCAATCCGGGCTAAGACGACCTGCCGGTCGTGACCATCGGCGCCGTGCAGACACCTGGACGGCGCCGCATCCACGTCTAGGCACCTATCCACTCACCTGCGCCGGTCATTGTGGTTCGAGCGCCAGCGCCTTGATGTCGGCTTCCCACTTCTGCGCATCGGTGTGGATATAGGCTGCGATCTTGTCCGGCGTGATCGGCCATGGTTCGATTCCCATCGGCCGGATCTTCGTCAGAAAATCCTGCTCTTTCGTGGCCGCGAAGACGAGATCCTGGATCGCCTTGATCGCGGGCTGCGGCGTTCCCGAGCGCACGAACAGCGCGACCCAGGTCTCGCCGCTGACCGACGGCATGCCCAATTCCTTGAAGGTCGGCAGGTCCGGCGCCAGCGTTGAGCGCTCGTCCTGGGCGATGGCGATCGCCTTCATCTTGCCGCTCTCCAGGAACGGCGCGCCGGCGGAATAGGCGGTGAACATCATCTGGATGTCGCCGGTCAGCAATGCCGTGGCGAGCTCAGCCGCCCCTTTGTAGGGAATCTTCTCGATCGTCAGCCCGGATTCTTTCAAGAAGCGATCGGTCAGAAGCTGATTGGGGCCGCCCGGCGCCAGGATGCCGATATTGAGCCGCGCCTGATTCGATTTCGCATAGGCCTTCAACTCGTCCATGGTCGAGACGCGCAGGCTCGCCGGCACGAACAGGATGTACGGATGCTTGGCAACCGGTGCGATCGGCACGAAATCCTCGGCGCGATATCCCGGATCCTTCACAAGCAACAGGTTCGTGTTGATCGGCGTCGTCGAGATCAACATCGTATAGCCGTCCGCCGGCGCCTGCTGCACGTAACGGATGCCGAGCAACGTGTTGCCGCCTGGCTTGTTCTCGATGATCAACGGCTGGGGAGAATGCTTGCGCATGCTGTCGGTGAGCGCGCGCGTCAGCGTGTCGTAAGGTCCGCCGGCGGAATACGGCACGACGAACGATAGCGGCTTCGACGGAAAGGTCTGAGCAGCGGCCGGTCCTGCGAAAGCCGTCAAAGCCAGCGCAACCGCGCCGGTAAAACCAAGATACCGCATCGCTCCCTCCGGAATTCGGTTATCGATTTTTCCGAAATGCTATCGCCCAGAGCAGATTTGGGAACGCTGAAAAAATCAAACGCCGTTTGAGTTTTGATAAGGTC encodes:
- a CDS encoding response regulator transcription factor, which encodes MRVLVVEDEPRIAADVRSGLEAANYAVDTASDGDDAWFKGETEDYDAIVLDLGLPRLDGLSVLKRLRGAGIATPILILTARDGWREKVEGIDAGADDYLTKPFQMEELVARLRAITRRAAGQASSVIRSGPLELDTRARAATVDGRALSLSTMEYRLLSYLLLHRGRTMSQGELLEHIHAGDTDRDINAIEALVARLRRKLGFPLIETRRGHGYCIPNEPA
- a CDS encoding PepSY domain-containing protein, giving the protein MMRLRVMVSFLLLLGVAVAAPHGAHGDDRKGECKRSQDCALDAFKSGDIRPLSDVLAVAREEVPGEVVKVELEREDGVWVYEVKILTPAGRRREVEINAHTLAVIKVD
- a CDS encoding PepSY domain-containing protein, which produces MKYALLALATATIVSTAQPASADDIRCNASAQAMPIETAIGKAEQLGYAVSEAKRSKGCWKIEGYDRNGAEIELILDPQSGDVMKPSRWRPPAVNPG
- a CDS encoding tripartite tricarboxylate transporter substrate binding protein is translated as MRYLGFTGAVALALTAFAGPAAAQTFPSKPLSFVVPYSAGGPYDTLTRALTDSMRKHSPQPLIIENKPGGNTLLGIRYVQQAPADGYTMLISTTPINTNLLLVKDPGYRAEDFVPIAPVAKHPYILFVPASLRVSTMDELKAYAKSNQARLNIGILAPGGPNQLLTDRFLKESGLTIEKIPYKGAAELATALLTGDIQMMFTAYSAGAPFLESGKMKAIAIAQDERSTLAPDLPTFKELGMPSVSGETWVALFVRSGTPQPAIKAIQDLVFAATKEQDFLTKIRPMGIEPWPITPDKIAAYIHTDAQKWEADIKALALEPQ